In Sinorhizobium numidicum, the following proteins share a genomic window:
- a CDS encoding ABC transporter substrate-binding protein, producing MTHTDKRIALRGKSIAFLAAAAGISVMLGAGAASAKTVVKWLHLELDPTYVAKWEEIAKKYEGQHPDVDIQMQFLENEAFKAKLPTLLQSDDIPDFFFSWGGGVLKQQSETGALQDVTAVLDAEDGKLRNTYSPASVNGLTFDSKVWAVPYKVGLVSFFYNKELFAKADLKAEDIKTWANFLEAVKKLKDAGIVPIAGGGGEKWPIHFYWSYLVMREGGQKVFDAAKKGEGEGFLDPAIIKAGEDLAELGKLEPFQPGYLGATWPQTLGVFGDGKAAMILGFENTEANQRKNAGDGKGLAPENIGRFSFPAVEGGAGKVTDTLGGLNGWAVTKKASKEAIDFLAYLTSAENERAMARAAMLLPVAIGADDGVTNPLLAQSAKQLAASTWHQNYFDQDLGAAVGRVVNDVSVEIVSGQMTPQDGAQQIQDAFELEQ from the coding sequence ATGACACATACGGACAAGAGGATTGCCCTTCGCGGCAAGAGCATCGCATTTCTGGCGGCGGCTGCAGGTATTTCCGTGATGCTCGGAGCCGGTGCTGCGTCAGCAAAAACCGTGGTCAAGTGGCTACACCTGGAGCTCGATCCAACCTACGTGGCCAAATGGGAGGAGATAGCCAAAAAGTATGAAGGGCAGCATCCAGACGTCGATATCCAGATGCAGTTTCTGGAAAACGAGGCCTTCAAGGCGAAATTGCCGACGCTGCTCCAGTCCGACGACATCCCCGACTTCTTCTTCAGTTGGGGCGGTGGCGTGCTCAAGCAGCAGTCTGAAACGGGTGCACTTCAGGACGTGACGGCGGTGCTCGACGCCGAAGACGGCAAGCTGCGAAACACGTATAGCCCCGCCTCTGTCAACGGTCTGACGTTCGACAGCAAGGTATGGGCAGTGCCCTACAAGGTCGGTCTGGTCAGCTTCTTCTACAACAAAGAGCTCTTCGCCAAGGCTGATTTGAAGGCCGAGGATATCAAGACTTGGGCCAACTTCCTCGAGGCCGTGAAGAAGCTCAAGGATGCGGGCATTGTGCCAATCGCCGGTGGGGGCGGCGAGAAGTGGCCGATCCATTTCTATTGGAGCTACCTCGTCATGCGCGAGGGCGGCCAGAAGGTCTTCGATGCTGCAAAGAAGGGTGAGGGCGAAGGCTTCCTCGACCCCGCCATAATCAAGGCCGGCGAGGATCTTGCAGAGCTTGGAAAGCTCGAACCATTTCAGCCTGGCTATCTCGGCGCAACTTGGCCGCAAACGCTCGGCGTCTTTGGCGACGGCAAGGCGGCGATGATCCTCGGGTTCGAAAACACCGAAGCCAACCAGCGCAAGAATGCTGGTGACGGCAAGGGGCTGGCGCCGGAAAATATCGGCCGCTTCTCATTCCCGGCAGTGGAAGGCGGCGCGGGCAAGGTGACCGATACTTTGGGCGGCCTGAACGGTTGGGCGGTGACGAAGAAGGCGTCAAAGGAAGCGATCGATTTCCTTGCATATCTGACGAGCGCAGAAAACGAACGAGCGATGGCCAGAGCTGCCATGCTTCTGCCGGTGGCCATCGGCGCCGATGACGGCGTGACAAACCCACTCCTTGCCCAATCCGCCAAGCAGCTGGCCGCTTCGACCTGGCACCAGAACTATTTCGACCAGGATCTCGGTGCCGCCGTCGGGCGCGTCGTGAACGATGTGTCCGTGGAAATCGTCTCCGGCCAGATGACACCGCAGGACGGTGCCCAGCAGATCCAGGACGCCTTCGAACTCGAGCAGTAA
- a CDS encoding Gfo/Idh/MocA family protein, with the protein MEKVGIGIIGCGNISGAYLKAMASFPILDIRGIADLDRSLAEAKAAEFNVAAKSVDELFADPKVEIIVNLTIPKAHVAVGMQALDAGKHTYSEKPLGISFAEGQRLAEAAESKKLRIGAAPDTFLGGGHQTARALVDKGVIGQPVGGTAAFMCPGHERWHPNPAFYYEVGGGPMLDMGPYYITDLVNLFGPVAQVAGFAIAPRRERVITSEPRNGERVPVQVPTHVAGVMAFANGAVVQISMSFDVAGHKHVPLEIYGTEGTLIVPDPNHFGGEVQFLKKGGSFEPQELTAPYGDGNYRSLGVADLAHAIRSNRPHRANGSLALHVLEVMEAFQTASENSCVVTITTQTERPAPLSDSLVGGRLGK; encoded by the coding sequence ATGGAGAAAGTTGGCATTGGCATCATCGGGTGCGGCAACATTTCGGGTGCATATCTGAAGGCCATGGCCTCATTCCCCATTCTCGACATCCGCGGCATCGCCGACCTCGACCGATCTCTCGCGGAGGCGAAGGCGGCCGAATTCAACGTGGCGGCAAAGAGTGTCGACGAGCTTTTTGCCGATCCGAAAGTGGAAATCATCGTCAACCTGACGATACCGAAGGCCCATGTGGCCGTTGGCATGCAGGCGCTTGACGCTGGAAAGCATACATATTCCGAAAAACCGCTCGGGATCAGTTTCGCGGAAGGGCAAAGATTGGCGGAAGCCGCGGAGTCGAAGAAGCTTCGCATCGGCGCCGCACCGGATACCTTTCTCGGCGGCGGCCATCAGACGGCCCGCGCCTTGGTCGACAAGGGCGTGATCGGCCAGCCGGTCGGCGGCACCGCTGCCTTCATGTGCCCCGGTCATGAGCGATGGCACCCAAACCCGGCATTTTATTACGAAGTCGGCGGCGGGCCGATGCTCGACATGGGCCCCTATTACATCACCGATCTCGTCAATCTCTTCGGACCGGTCGCACAGGTCGCCGGCTTTGCGATTGCTCCGCGCAGAGAACGCGTCATCACCAGCGAGCCGCGCAATGGCGAGCGCGTTCCGGTGCAAGTGCCGACCCACGTCGCCGGCGTGATGGCGTTCGCCAATGGTGCAGTCGTTCAGATCAGCATGAGCTTTGATGTCGCCGGCCACAAGCACGTGCCGCTCGAGATTTACGGAACCGAGGGCACGCTGATCGTGCCGGATCCAAACCATTTCGGTGGCGAGGTTCAGTTCCTGAAGAAGGGCGGCAGCTTCGAGCCGCAGGAACTGACAGCACCTTACGGGGATGGCAACTACCGCTCGCTCGGGGTTGCAGATCTTGCGCACGCCATCCGCTCGAACCGCCCGCACCGGGCGAACGGCAGTCTCGCGTTGCACGTTCTTGAAGTCATGGAGGCATTCCAAACGGCCTCCGAAAACAGCTGCGTCGTCACCATAACCACCCAGACGGAGCGGCCGGCGCCGCTGTCGGATTCGCTCGTCGGTGGGCGGTTGGGTAAATAA
- a CDS encoding carbohydrate ABC transporter permease yields the protein MIDTVSTLRMPVRTRVYLYVSLTLIAALVLIPLLTTALGGFKTLGDLRTNPFGLPAEWQWSNYADILFGERYWLQIFNSLIIAALTVALTLIVSAMAAFAFAHVRFFGSSFLLNYFLLGLMFPAATAILPLFIRIRDLGLLDTYWGVVLPQVAFGLGMSILLFRNYFRNLPEELFQAAFVDGCGYLRFFWHISLPLSRPIVATVSIISFVGSWNSYILPLIMLNSESKYPWPLGIMVYRGEYGTEWQLVLAFITLTILPTVIVFFVAQKHIIAGLTAGAVKS from the coding sequence ATGATTGATACCGTCTCCACCCTTCGCATGCCCGTGCGGACGCGCGTCTATCTCTACGTGTCGCTGACGCTGATCGCGGCTCTGGTTCTGATACCGCTACTAACCACGGCGCTCGGCGGATTTAAGACACTGGGCGACCTGCGCACCAACCCGTTCGGGCTTCCGGCCGAATGGCAATGGTCGAATTATGCGGATATCCTTTTCGGCGAGCGTTATTGGCTGCAGATCTTCAATTCGCTGATCATCGCGGCGCTGACGGTCGCTCTTACGCTCATCGTCTCGGCGATGGCGGCCTTCGCCTTCGCGCATGTGCGCTTCTTCGGCTCCTCGTTCCTGCTCAACTATTTCCTGCTTGGCCTGATGTTCCCGGCGGCAACCGCGATCCTGCCGCTTTTCATCCGCATCCGCGATCTCGGCCTGCTCGATACCTATTGGGGGGTGGTGCTGCCACAGGTCGCCTTCGGCCTGGGCATGAGTATCCTGCTTTTCAGGAATTACTTTCGCAACCTCCCGGAAGAACTGTTCCAGGCGGCATTTGTTGACGGCTGCGGTTATCTGCGTTTCTTCTGGCATATCTCGCTTCCGCTGTCGCGGCCGATAGTTGCAACCGTGAGTATCATCTCCTTTGTCGGTAGCTGGAACAGCTATATCCTGCCGCTGATCATGCTGAATTCGGAATCGAAATACCCTTGGCCGCTTGGCATCATGGTCTATCGCGGTGAGTACGGCACCGAATGGCAGTTGGTGCTCGCCTTCATTACGCTGACCATCCTGCCAACGGTCATCGTTTTCTTCGTCGCTCAGAAGCATATCATTGCCGGCCTGACCGCTGGCGCCGTGAAGTCTTGA
- a CDS encoding ROK family transcriptional regulator, which produces MKTADPELMRAINRLNVLDTIRRHGPIARVEISQRTELSTTTVSAITASLLDDGLILPRHEGDIRNEAARGRPRVMLELNPDAARVVGAKIAASRLVFVVTDFRGDVLSKLTLPIRIDRQPIAVTADLVEDGVRRCVVDAGLSLEDVDTVCLGLPGVVEHRTGYVRSSPIFRDTNVDFASEMTARLGTPTIIESDAHAITLAHHWFGKARDLEDMVLVSLEQTIGLGVLHGNQLFRGAGGLSHNLGDLVLGVGAQGHTVRLSSRAGESAILGEQQADGRFAEAIRHGRGMKHAQALIKAEDNVIIGAAVRAGEAVGLTIANIVTLFAPPRVILVGSSLALGEPFLNSLRDAYALAIPPSLNGVTELVFDDSTDDFWAQGAAAVALHELYESPWSTTGPAL; this is translated from the coding sequence ATGAAGACTGCAGACCCAGAATTGATGCGCGCGATCAATCGCTTGAACGTGCTGGACACGATCCGCCGACACGGACCGATCGCACGCGTGGAGATCAGCCAGCGCACGGAACTTTCAACCACCACCGTATCTGCAATTACCGCCTCACTGCTCGACGACGGGCTCATTCTGCCGCGCCATGAAGGGGACATTCGCAACGAAGCGGCCCGCGGCCGCCCCCGCGTAATGCTGGAGTTGAACCCTGATGCCGCGCGTGTTGTCGGTGCAAAAATCGCGGCGAGCAGGCTCGTTTTCGTCGTCACCGATTTTCGTGGCGACGTGCTTTCAAAGCTCACGCTGCCGATCCGCATCGACCGGCAGCCAATCGCCGTCACAGCCGATCTGGTGGAGGACGGGGTTCGGCGCTGCGTCGTTGACGCAGGTTTGTCCCTGGAGGATGTCGACACCGTCTGCCTCGGCCTTCCGGGCGTTGTCGAGCATCGAACCGGCTACGTCCGCAGCAGCCCGATCTTTCGGGACACGAATGTTGATTTCGCTTCCGAGATGACCGCGCGACTAGGTACGCCGACCATCATCGAGAGCGACGCGCATGCCATCACGCTTGCCCATCACTGGTTCGGCAAGGCGCGAGATCTCGAAGACATGGTTTTGGTCTCTTTGGAACAAACGATCGGCCTTGGCGTGTTGCATGGCAATCAGCTCTTCCGAGGGGCAGGCGGCCTAAGCCACAATCTCGGCGACCTCGTGCTCGGCGTGGGCGCGCAGGGGCACACGGTGCGGCTGTCGAGCCGGGCAGGCGAAAGTGCAATTCTTGGCGAACAGCAGGCGGACGGGCGCTTCGCAGAAGCCATCCGCCACGGCCGCGGCATGAAGCATGCTCAGGCGCTCATCAAGGCGGAGGACAACGTTATCATCGGCGCCGCCGTGCGCGCCGGAGAGGCGGTCGGGCTGACGATTGCCAATATTGTCACGCTCTTCGCCCCGCCGCGAGTAATTCTCGTCGGTTCCAGCCTGGCTCTCGGCGAGCCGTTTCTGAACAGCTTACGCGACGCTTATGCGCTCGCGATCCCACCATCTCTGAATGGCGTGACCGAGCTCGTTTTCGACGACTCAACAGACGATTTCTGGGCACAGGGCGCAGCGGCCGTTGCCCTTCACGAACTCTACGAGTCCCCTTGGAGTACAACAGGGCCGGCGCTCTGA
- a CDS encoding ThuA domain-containing protein encodes MREALIVWGGWSGHEPQECAAIIKDMLEEDGFKVYVEHSTEAFADPSVHDLSLVIPIITMSKIEKEEIKNLAAAIENGVGIAGYHGGAGDSFRECVEYQFIIGGQWVAHPGNIIDYTVNITRPDDPLMEGITDFPFTSEQYYMHVDPSNEVLATTTFTGDHAYWIDGVVMPVVWKRKYGQGRVFYSSLGHQAKEFDVPQMKTIFRRGANWAAR; translated from the coding sequence ATGCGTGAAGCACTGATCGTCTGGGGCGGCTGGAGCGGCCACGAGCCTCAGGAATGCGCTGCCATCATTAAGGACATGCTCGAGGAGGACGGCTTCAAGGTCTACGTGGAACACAGTACCGAAGCCTTCGCTGATCCCTCGGTACATGACCTGAGCCTCGTCATTCCGATCATCACTATGTCAAAGATTGAGAAGGAAGAGATCAAGAACCTGGCTGCCGCCATCGAAAACGGCGTCGGCATCGCCGGCTATCACGGCGGTGCGGGCGATAGCTTCCGAGAATGCGTCGAATATCAGTTCATCATCGGTGGCCAATGGGTCGCCCACCCGGGCAACATCATCGACTATACCGTGAATATCACGCGGCCGGACGATCCGCTGATGGAAGGGATCACCGACTTTCCCTTTACGTCCGAGCAATACTACATGCATGTCGACCCATCGAACGAGGTGCTGGCGACGACAACTTTCACCGGCGACCACGCCTATTGGATCGATGGCGTTGTCATGCCCGTGGTATGGAAGCGGAAGTATGGTCAGGGCCGCGTCTTCTATTCGTCGCTCGGCCACCAGGCGAAGGAATTCGATGTCCCGCAGATGAAAACGATCTTCCGCCGCGGCGCCAACTGGGCGGCGCGATGA
- a CDS encoding carbohydrate ABC transporter permease yields the protein MANISISSAIGIARPAKSVTRKRSSVAHDRWAVLVFFLPPAILLFTLFVIMPMGEAAWYSLYKWNGYGTPTEFIAFRNFQVLFLNAAFTQALINNGLIILISIAIQVPLAIWLSTMLAHRIPGVVGFRLIFFLPYVLADVAAGLIWRFVYDGDYGLFAAISNFFGFATPYVLADKDVAIYAVLGVIVWKYFGFHMMLFIAGLQSLDKSVLEAAEIDGATGWQKFRYVTLPLLGSTLRLSIFFAVIGSLQLFDMIMPLTGGGPSNSTQTMVTFLYTYGVMRMQVGLGSAVGVVLFIICVTLAFGYKRIFMRND from the coding sequence ATGGCGAATATCTCGATTTCATCCGCGATCGGCATAGCAAGGCCGGCCAAGAGTGTCACCAGGAAGCGCAGTTCGGTTGCGCATGACCGCTGGGCAGTGCTGGTGTTCTTTCTTCCGCCAGCTATCCTGCTCTTCACGCTGTTCGTCATCATGCCGATGGGCGAGGCGGCCTGGTACAGCCTATACAAATGGAACGGCTACGGCACGCCGACAGAATTCATTGCCTTTCGCAATTTCCAGGTGCTTTTCCTCAATGCCGCCTTCACTCAGGCGCTGATCAACAACGGCTTGATCATCCTGATATCGATCGCCATCCAGGTTCCACTGGCGATCTGGCTCTCGACGATGCTGGCGCATCGCATCCCGGGCGTCGTGGGTTTCCGGCTGATCTTCTTCCTGCCTTACGTGCTTGCGGATGTCGCAGCCGGTCTCATCTGGCGTTTCGTCTATGACGGTGACTACGGCCTCTTTGCGGCAATCTCCAACTTCTTCGGCTTTGCAACTCCCTACGTACTTGCGGACAAGGACGTCGCCATCTACGCGGTGCTCGGCGTCATCGTTTGGAAGTATTTTGGCTTCCATATGATGCTCTTCATTGCGGGCCTGCAGTCGCTCGACAAGAGCGTATTGGAAGCTGCCGAGATCGATGGGGCCACGGGCTGGCAGAAGTTCCGCTACGTAACACTTCCATTGCTCGGATCGACCTTGCGCCTTTCCATCTTCTTTGCGGTCATAGGCTCGCTGCAGCTGTTCGACATGATCATGCCGCTGACCGGCGGCGGTCCGTCGAACTCCACTCAGACGATGGTCACCTTCCTCTATACCTATGGCGTCATGCGCATGCAGGTCGGCCTCGGCAGTGCCGTCGGCGTCGTGCTTTTCATCATCTGCGTCACGCTCGCCTTCGGTTACAAAAGGATATTCATGCGCAATGATTGA